The sequence below is a genomic window from Halolamina litorea.
CGCCTCGGCGGCGTCGACGAACGGCACGAGCATCCGGTCTGCGACCTCGCGGAAGCGGTGGAGCATCTACAGCGCCCCCGTGAAGTCGACGGTGCCGGCCGACGGCTCGCGCTCGCCCCGGAGGACGGCGACGGCGTCGTCGACGACGGTCTCGACCGGCCGGTCGGTGGTGTCGATCTCGTAGACGCGGTCCTCGCCGTACTGCCGGACGGACTCGCTGAGTACGATGTCGAGGGCCTCGCTCTCGGCGTTCTCGGCGGCCTTGGCCTCCGCCTCGCCGCGCTCGGTCAGTCGGTCCGCCAGTTCGTCGGGGTGACAGCGCAGCACGATGGCCGCGTCGGCCTCGAAGTGGTGGGCGAGGTGGGAGTCGAGCAACCCCGACCAGTCGCCGAGGTGCTCGCGGATCGCATCGAGGTCGGCGACGAGCGAGCCGCGCTGCTCGTCTTCGCCCTCGTGGAGCCCCTCCTCGCGGATCAGGTCGTTGAGGTGATGGACCTCGATCCCGAGGCGCTCGCCGAGGCGCTCGGCGACGGTCGTCTTGCCGGTCCCCGGCGTCCCCGTGAGGACGATCCGGTCGAAGGAGAGGTCGGCGTCGCCGCCGTCGCCGCCGTCGCTCCCGCTCATGCGGTCGCCCCCAGCTCCGCGAGGACCTCGTTCAGCGTCTCGACGGCCCGCCGGGTTTCCGCCTCGGTGCCACAGGAGATCCGGACACAGCCGGGGAGGCCGAAGGAGGTGCAGTCCCGGATGATGACGCCCTCCCCCTGGGCGGCCTCGGCGACGGCGCTCCCGTCGCCCACCTCACAGAGGACGAAGTTGGCCTCGCTGGCGAACGTCGGCGCGTCGAGGTGCTCGTGGATGTGCTCGCGTGCCCACTCGGCGCTGGAGACGGACTTCTCGACGTGTTCGTCGTCGTCGAGTGCGGCGAGGGCGGCCCGGAGCGCGGCCTCGCTGGCGGCGAAGGGCGTCGAGACCTTCGCGTAGGCGTCGCCCCACGCCGAGGGGACGAGCGCGTAGCCGATCCGCAGGCCGGCCAGGCCGTAGGCCTTCGAGAACGTCCGAAGGACCGCGAGGTTGTCGGAGGAGTCGAGGAGGCCGGCGGCGGAGTCGACGTCGGCGAACTCCCCGTAGGCCTCGTCGACGACCACGAGCGAGTCGTCGTCGACACCCGAGAGGAGCGCCTCGATCTCCTCGTGAGCCATCGTCGCGCCCGTGGGGTTGTGCGGCGAGGTGACGAAGACGATCCGTTCGCCGTCGTAGGCGTCGAGAACTGCGTCGGCGGTCATGGCGAACCCGTCGGCCTTCGAGAGTTCGTAGGCGTGGACGTCGCCGTGGTGGTAGCGCGCGCTCATCCCGTAGTAGGAGAAGCCGGGCTCGGGAACGAGCACCGGGTCCTCGGGGTCCAGCATCGCCCGCGAGAGGTAGTCGATGGCGCCGTCCGCGCCGGGGCCGACCCAGACCTGTTCGGTGCCGAGGTCCCACTTCTCGGCCAGTCGGGCCGTGAGGTCGGTGTGGGCGGCCTTCGGGTAGACCGAGATGTCCTCGGCGGCGCCCCGGACCGCGTCGATGGCCGCGGGGCTGGCGCCGTGTGGGTTCTCGTTCGAGGAGAGTTTCACCAAGTCCGCGGGGTCGAGGCCGAGGTCGCGGGCGACCTCCTCGATCCCCCGTCCGGGGACGTACTCGGTGTGGGCGGAGAGGTCCCGTGGTTGCATGGCGCGACGTTCACGGTGATGGGGGATAAGGCTCCCGCCCTCGTTCGGCGGCGTCGGCCCGGAGCGCGGTATCGCGGTGCGACGTCGGTTGTCCTCGGGCCGTCAGTCGGCGCGCTCCTCGATGAGGCGCGTCTCGACGGCCGCCTGCACGACCTCGGAGACGTCGCCGAGGCTGTTTGAGTTGTTCGCCACCACGCCGTTGAGCAGTGCTTCGTGGTCCCGCAGGCCGGCGACGACCAGCGAGTCCTCCTCGGGCACGTCGTAGGCGTCGGCGACCGCTTCGACCACCACGTCACCCTGATCCTGGTCCTCGTCGGCGACGATGTCGAGCAGACCGCCGAAGATGTCGTCGGCCTCGACCTCGATCTTGCGCTTGAGCGTGCCGGGGGACTCCACGTCGCCGCCGAGCAGGCCCGCGAGGTAGCCCTTCACCGAGCCGACGATGTACTCGTCGAGGTTGTCCTCGCCGATCTGTTCGGCTCGGCGTGCCGCGAAGGCACGGACGAACCGGTCCATCTCGATCTCCAGCGAGGATCGCTCGTCAACGTCGGTCGCGCGGGTCTCGACCGGGCTGTCGTCCTCGTCTGCCTCGTCGTCGGCCTCGGCGTCCGACGCGTCGGCTTCCTCGGCGTCGTCGCTTTCGTCGCTTGCGTCGGTACCCTCGGGGGCGTCGTCGGCGAGCGCGTCGGCGTCGGTACCGCTCGACTCGTCGCTCTCGTCGTCGGCGTCGGCGCCGTTGCCGGTCAGCCCCGAACTCACGTCGTCCTCGTCGGCCTCGGTGTCGGCCGAATCGGTCCGGGAATTACGCCGACCGCGGCTGCCCGTCCCCTTCCCGCCCGCGCCGAGCGTGTTGATCCGACCCTCGATGTCGCGTCGCCGATCGTTGCCGCCAGTGTCAGTCATGAGTAGCACCTCGATTGGGAGCGAGAAAAAGTCAGCGGAGGATGCCCCGGGGGCGGCCCGGGCGAGCGATCAGTCCTCGCGGAGTTCGGCCGCCCGGGAGCGTGCCCGTTCGACGACCGCCGGGCGGGCCGTGAACTCGATTTCGACCCGGTCACCCTTGTAGGTGGCACTCGCCCGGCCCCGTTCGTGGGCCCACGCGAGGAACGACTGCGTCTCCCCCGTGTTGGGCAGGTCGAACGTCGCGTCGGCGTCGGGCAACGCGTCGGCGACGGCCTCGCGGAGGCTGTCGGTACCGTCCCCCGCGAGCGCGCTGACGGCGAGCGGGTCGCCGACCCGGTCGTCGGTCACGTCCGCGACGGCCGCGCGTCGAGCGTCGAGGGCGGCGTCGTCAACGAGGTCGGCTTTGTTGAGCACGACCAAGAGCTCCCCCCGCGGGTCGTCGAGTTCCGCGAGCGAGACCCGGAGTTTCTCGCGCAGTTCCGCGAGCGGGTCGCTTGCGTCGACGACGAGAAGTGCGAGGTCGCTGTCCGCGACTGCATCGAGCGTGGTGCTGAAGGCCGCCACGAGGTCGTGCGGGATGCCGTCGACGAGGCCGACGGTGTCGGTCAGGAGCACCCGCCTGCCGTCGACGCTCGCCCGGCGCGTCGTGGTGTCGAGGGTCTTGAACAGCGAATCCTCGACCGTGGCCGCGCCGTCGAGGTCCTCGTGGTCGGGCGCCAGTTCCTCGACCGAGAGGTCCTCGGCGAGTCGGTGCAGCAGCGTCGACTTCCCCGCGTTGGTGTAGCCGGCGATGGCCACGAGGTCGAACCCCTGTTCGCGGCGGTCGGCCCGGCGCTCGCCCGCCCGGTCGGCGACTTCGTCGAGTTTGTTCTCGACGGTCCGGATGCGCTTTTCGAGGTCGACCAACCGGGAGCCGGTCTCGGCGGCCTTCTGCATGTGGGTCCGCTCCTCGGTCTGGCGGACCCGCGGGAGTTCGTACCGGAGCTTCGCGAGTTTGACCTGTAGCCGGGCGGCCTTCCCGCCGGCGCCGGCCTCGAAGATGTCGAGGACGAGTCGGTGGCGGTCGATGATCCGCGTCCCGTCGGGGAGCAGTTCGGTCAGGGAGCTGTACTGGCCGGGGGTGAGTTCGGTGTCGAACAGGGCCGCGTCGGCACCCGTCTCAGCCACTCTCCGGGCCAGTTCGTCGGCCTTCCCGCTCCCGAGGTTGTAGCGGTTGTCCTCGCGGCGGCGCTGGGTGACGGCCCCGACGACGGCGTAGTCCGCCGCGGCGGCGAGCCGTTCGATCTCGGTCGTGTCGGGCTGTTCATCGCGCTTGCGGGCGACGACGATGGCGGTTCGGCCAGCGTCGCTGGTCGGCTGGTCGTCGTCGATGGTCCGGTGGTCGTCCGTCCTTGTGTCAGTCGTCCGTGTGTCGTCCGCGTGGGCGTCGCTGGTCGTGTCGTCGTTCGTCGTCGGTTCGTCGGTTGCCGATCCGTCGGCTGGTGTGTCTTGCAACGTTGGTGAAGGTGGGTCCCCCGGCGTCGGCGGGCGACGACGGCGGCGACGCCTGCGGCCGACGGGAGACCCGAGGCTGTCTGGAAACGGTGCCTCAGTGGGTCTCCCGCCGTCGCTCACGGCGCGGCCGGGTGGCCACGCGTCCAGGGCTCTCGCCTCCCGGCCGTCGTGTGAGCGTCGCGGGCTCAGTAGGAAACGAGCTCCATCGGCTACGCGCTACTGGATCGGCATCCCGGAAAAAAAAAGTTCGGTCGGTGTGGGGTCGAGTCGCTTACTCGTCGTCTTCGAGCTCGTCGACGATCTCCTCGGCGTCCACGTCGGCGTCCTCGAGGTCGGCCTCGATGTCCTCGATCTCCTCTTCGATGGCTTCGGCACCGCCCATGCCACCCATCATGCCGCCCATGCCACCCATCATGCCGCCGGCGCTGCCGTCGAAGACCTCCTCGACGACGACGCGGTCGAGCTCCAGACGGTCCATCAGGTCCTGAGCGACCTGCTGCTTCTGGAACATCCACTGCTGGTTCATCTGCATCTGCTGGCTGGCCTCGATGTAGAGGGTGCGCTGCTCGACCTCCTCGGTCTCGGTGGTCTCCTCGCCGTCGTCGTCCTCGACGGTGACCTCCTCCTCGACGGTCTCGGTCTCGATGCGGAGCTCCGGCTCCATCTGGAGGTACATCCCCAGCAGGCCGGCGGCCTTCTCCTCGTCGTCGTCGACGACGTCGACGACCTCGTACTCGTACTCGAGCTCCTCACCCGCGAGCGGGTGGTTGAAGTCGACGCGGGCGCGGCCACCGATCACGGTCTCGACGTAGCCCTGCTCGCCGTCGATCTGGACCTGCGCGCCGGGGCGTCGGTTCTCCTCGTCCAGCTTCGAGGAGCTGACGGTACGGACCTGCTCCTGGTTGTACTCGCCGAAGCCGTCCTCGGCGGGGATGGTGACGGTGCCCTCGTCGCCGACCTCGCTGCCGAGCAGCGCGTCGTCGACGCCGGGGAACACGTGGCCCTCGCCGACGACGATGATGCGCGGCGAGAAGTCGTACTCGTCGTCGTCGATGCCGGCTTCCTCGGCGACGTCCTGTCGGGTCGTGTCGACGACGCGGTCGTCGCTCGTGGTGCGGACGGTGTAGTCGATACGGACGAAATCGCCCTCCTGAACTCCGGACTCGGTCTCGGCCTCGGCGTCGGCCTCGTTCTCACTCATACCCTTACCGTCTCGTGTTCCACTCTTAAGGACAACGTTTCGGGGCCAGACGGCGCCGAAACGGCTGGCCGACCCGCGGCCCGGGGGTCGGCCTCAATCCCGGCCGTAGCGCCCGGTCAGCGTCACCTCGTCGACGACTGCCCCCGACAGCGCGTCGTCCAGTTCCCCGCGGCCCGCGCCCGCGTCGAGGTCCAACGTCGTCCCCACGGCCGAGAGCCGGAAGCGGTAGCGGTGGGGCTCGTCGCCGACCGGCGGGCACGGTCCCATGTAGCCGATCTCGCCCGCGCTGTTGGTCCCCTGCCGGGCACCCTCCGCGAACGGCGGCCGTTCGGTCTTCGAGACGCTCCGGGGGATCGTCGTCGTGCTCACGGGGACGTTCCAGAGGAGCCAGTGGACGTACGGCTGATCGCCCGCGTCAGGATCGTCGACGACGAGGGCCAGCGTCTCGGCGTCGTCGGGGACGCCGTCTATCGTCAGTTCCGGGTTCACGTCGCCGCCCTCGCAGGTGTAGCGCGCCGGGATCGTGCCGCCGTCGGCAAACGCCGTCGCCGTCAGCGAGAAGCCCGAGTCGGCGGCCGCGCCGTCGCCGCCGCCACAGCCGGCCAGCCCGGCGGCGAACGCGACACTGGTTCCGGCGAGGTAGCGTCGTCGCTGCATGATCCCAGCTACTCACGCGCCCGGCAAGTGTTTTCAGGTTGGATCGTCAAGCGGTCGGCCGGCCGCGATGGGCCAGCCTTTTCGCCGGCGCTGTCGACT
It includes:
- a CDS encoding adenylate kinase family protein; the protein is MSGSDGGDGGDADLSFDRIVLTGTPGTGKTTVAERLGERLGIEVHHLNDLIREEGLHEGEDEQRGSLVADLDAIREHLGDWSGLLDSHLAHHFEADAAIVLRCHPDELADRLTERGEAEAKAAENAESEALDIVLSESVRQYGEDRVYEIDTTDRPVETVVDDAVAVLRGEREPSAGTVDFTGAL
- a CDS encoding FKBP-type peptidyl-prolyl cis-trans isomerase, coding for MSENEADAEAETESGVQEGDFVRIDYTVRTTSDDRVVDTTRQDVAEEAGIDDDEYDFSPRIIVVGEGHVFPGVDDALLGSEVGDEGTVTIPAEDGFGEYNQEQVRTVSSSKLDEENRRPGAQVQIDGEQGYVETVIGGRARVDFNHPLAGEELEYEYEVVDVVDDDEEKAAGLLGMYLQMEPELRIETETVEEEVTVEDDDGEETTETEEVEQRTLYIEASQQMQMNQQWMFQKQQVAQDLMDRLELDRVVVEEVFDGSAGGMMGGMGGMMGGMGGAEAIEEEIEDIEADLEDADVDAEEIVDELEDDE
- the hisC gene encoding histidinol-phosphate transaminase, which produces MQPRDLSAHTEYVPGRGIEEVARDLGLDPADLVKLSSNENPHGASPAAIDAVRGAAEDISVYPKAAHTDLTARLAEKWDLGTEQVWVGPGADGAIDYLSRAMLDPEDPVLVPEPGFSYYGMSARYHHGDVHAYELSKADGFAMTADAVLDAYDGERIVFVTSPHNPTGATMAHEEIEALLSGVDDDSLVVVDEAYGEFADVDSAAGLLDSSDNLAVLRTFSKAYGLAGLRIGYALVPSAWGDAYAKVSTPFAASEAALRAALAALDDDEHVEKSVSSAEWAREHIHEHLDAPTFASEANFVLCEVGDGSAVAEAAQGEGVIIRDCTSFGLPGCVRISCGTEAETRRAVETLNEVLAELGATA
- a CDS encoding YbhB/YbcL family Raf kinase inhibitor-like protein; this translates as MQRRRYLAGTSVAFAAGLAGCGGGDGAAADSGFSLTATAFADGGTIPARYTCEGGDVNPELTIDGVPDDAETLALVVDDPDAGDQPYVHWLLWNVPVSTTTIPRSVSKTERPPFAEGARQGTNSAGEIGYMGPCPPVGDEPHRYRFRLSAVGTTLDLDAGAGRGELDDALSGAVVDEVTLTGRYGRD
- the hflX gene encoding GTPase HflX; translated protein: MQDTPADGSATDEPTTNDDTTSDAHADDTRTTDTRTDDHRTIDDDQPTSDAGRTAIVVARKRDEQPDTTEIERLAAAADYAVVGAVTQRRREDNRYNLGSGKADELARRVAETGADAALFDTELTPGQYSSLTELLPDGTRIIDRHRLVLDIFEAGAGGKAARLQVKLAKLRYELPRVRQTEERTHMQKAAETGSRLVDLEKRIRTVENKLDEVADRAGERRADRREQGFDLVAIAGYTNAGKSTLLHRLAEDLSVEELAPDHEDLDGAATVEDSLFKTLDTTTRRASVDGRRVLLTDTVGLVDGIPHDLVAAFSTTLDAVADSDLALLVVDASDPLAELREKLRVSLAELDDPRGELLVVLNKADLVDDAALDARRAAVADVTDDRVGDPLAVSALAGDGTDSLREAVADALPDADATFDLPNTGETQSFLAWAHERGRASATYKGDRVEIEFTARPAVVERARSRAAELRED